The following DNA comes from Sulfurimonas hongkongensis.
TATGGAGTTGGATATAGAATCATATCTTTAACACAAGAGTAGTAACTTCACTACTCTCTTTTAGAAGACAATTATTTAACACATATAAAAATAAACCTCTACTTAAATAATAATAAATTTTCAAAATATCGCCCATAACGCACTACCTTTACATGTTCTTAAATATTTTTAGAGTAATATCTATACTCATTTTATTACAAAGGAATAAAAATGCCATATGTTAAAGAAGTTTTTGAATACTTAAAGAGATCAAGCCCTTATCAAAAAGAGTTTTATCAAGCAGCAGAAGAGGTACTAGAATCGCTACGACCTTTAATGCTCAAATACCCAAAATATAGAAAACACAAGATTATAGAGAGAATTGTCGAACCTGAGAGACAAATACTTTTTCGTGTTAACTGGGTTGATGATAATGGCGAGATCCAAGTAAACAAAGGCTATCGTATAGAATTTAACTCGGCACTAGGACCTTACAAAGGTGGACTAAGATTTCACCCAAGTGTAACTGCGGGAGTTATTAAGTTTTTAGGCTTCGAGCAAATTTTTAAAAATGCCTTAACTGGCCTTCAAATTGGTGGCGGTAAAGGTGGAAGTGACTTTGACCCTAAAGGCAAGTCAGACAACGAAATTATGAGATTCTGCCAAGCATTTATGAGTGAATTATTTAGACATATTGGTGCAAATACTGATGTTCCTGCTGGGGATATCGGTGTTGGTGCTAGAGAGATTGGATATATGTTTGGAATGTATAAAAAACTTGCTAACAGATATGAGGGCATCTTAACTGGAAAATCCATAAATTGGGGTGGTTCACTAGTTAGAACTGAGGCTACTGGCTATGGCGCCGTCTATTTTGCAAAGTATATGTTAGAAGCTAGAGGTGAGAGTCTTGAAGGGAAAAGATGTGTGGTCTCTGGTAGTGGAAATGTCGCTATCTATACTATAGAAAAACTTTATCATCTAGGTGCTATTCCTGTAACTTGTAGTGACTCAAACGGTATGGTTTATGACTCAGAAGGTATTGATTTAGTACTTTTAAAAGAGCTAAAGGAGGCAAGCAGACAAAGATTAACTGAGTATGTAAAACATAGACCTCACGCAAAGTACACTCCATCAGAAGAGTATCCTGAGGGTTGTAATGGTGTTTACAATATTGAGTGTTATGCAGCATTTCCAAGTGCTACGCAAAATGAGTTAAACCTAAATGATGCAAAAAACCTTCTTGAGAATGGTTGTTTTTGTGTGAGTGAGGGTGCAAATATGCCATCTACTCCTGAAGCAGTTGATCTTTTTGTAGAGTCAAAAATCTGTTATGGTCCTGGTAAAGCTGCAAA
Coding sequences within:
- the gdhA gene encoding NADP-specific glutamate dehydrogenase, translating into MPYVKEVFEYLKRSSPYQKEFYQAAEEVLESLRPLMLKYPKYRKHKIIERIVEPERQILFRVNWVDDNGEIQVNKGYRIEFNSALGPYKGGLRFHPSVTAGVIKFLGFEQIFKNALTGLQIGGGKGGSDFDPKGKSDNEIMRFCQAFMSELFRHIGANTDVPAGDIGVGAREIGYMFGMYKKLANRYEGILTGKSINWGGSLVRTEATGYGAVYFAKYMLEARGESLEGKRCVVSGSGNVAIYTIEKLYHLGAIPVTCSDSNGMVYDSEGIDLVLLKELKEASRQRLTEYVKHRPHAKYTPSEEYPEGCNGVYNIECYAAFPSATQNELNLNDAKNLLENGCFCVSEGANMPSTPEAVDLFVESKICYGPGKAANAGGVSTSQLEMAQNASMVNWTFEEVDERLAQIMKNIYNSASQTAAEFGEPTNLVLGANIAGFKKVADAMIEQGLV